The following proteins are encoded in a genomic region of Cryptomeria japonica chromosome 11, Sugi_1.0, whole genome shotgun sequence:
- the LOC131065038 gene encoding protein INAPERTURATE POLLEN 1 homolog, which produces MEAWYGQWIDTMKNLLVPQLQKAVEKGERKQVMGPVEQLHEHLEEYFKALEGAAEKDVLQVLSPAWRSAAEKPFLWIGDFHPALLITLAADSEGLSERVKKIHNVMTPMLQDLFNRLRNVQLGLGTALALDRSDALQEHLTELSCIFLDANRLRRNVVSHILSASDVSQAAHFLQGIAQLYISFRDPHLAESLKRCNF; this is translated from the coding sequence ATGGAGGCGTGGTACGGGCAGTGGATAGATACGATGAAGAATTTGCTTGTTCCGCAGCTGCAAAAGGCGGTGGAGAAGGGCGAGAGGAAGCAGGTCATGGGGCCAGTGGAACAGTTGCATGAGCACCTGGAGGAGTACTTCAAGGCCCTGGAAGGCGCGGCCGAGAAGGATGTTCTGCAAGTCCTCTCGCCCGCTTGGAGAAGCGCAGCAGAGAAGCCCTTTCTCTGGATCGGTGACTTTCACCCGGCACTTCTCATTACTCTCGCCGCCGACAGCGAGGGTTTGTCCGAGAGGGTTAAGAAGATTCATAATGTGATGACGCCTATGCTTCAAGACCTGTTCAATAGATTGCGCAATGTTCAGCTCGGTCTGGGCACGGCCCTCGCGCTCGACCGCTCGGATGCCCTGCAAGAGCACCTTACAGAGCTCAGCTGCATCTTTCTTGATGCCAATCGTCTGCGAAGGAATGTTGTGTCCCACATACTTAGCGCCTCCGATGTCTCTCAAGCGGCACATTTTCTTCAGGGCATCGCTCAGCTTTATATCTCCTTCAGGGATCCCCATTTGGCTGAATCGTTGAAGCGTTGTAACTTTTAA